A stretch of the Mycobacterium sp. ITM-2016-00317 genome encodes the following:
- a CDS encoding TetR/AcrR family transcriptional regulator, with protein sequence MAKAQARSGRLSSDDWIQAGYEILADEGREALKLDRLCTRLGVTKGSFYWHFTDMTTYRAALVQSWAQLQDRDRRHFGQLEHLGPRERLSRMMASLLGDRQWTLERAMREWARTDPVVAAGVRHADHLVLAAVRQAFVDAGFDTAEAEMRARATFAAGIGFLHLSDIPPGPAVDAQRERFLELMLSR encoded by the coding sequence ATGGCGAAAGCCCAGGCGCGTTCAGGCAGATTGTCGTCCGACGACTGGATTCAGGCCGGTTACGAAATCCTGGCCGACGAAGGACGCGAGGCGCTCAAACTCGACCGCCTGTGCACGCGCCTCGGCGTCACCAAGGGCAGCTTCTACTGGCACTTCACGGACATGACCACCTACCGCGCCGCACTGGTGCAGTCCTGGGCGCAGCTGCAGGACCGCGATCGCCGGCATTTCGGGCAATTGGAGCACCTGGGCCCTCGTGAGCGGCTGAGCCGGATGATGGCCTCACTGCTCGGCGACCGGCAGTGGACGCTGGAGCGCGCGATGCGGGAATGGGCTCGCACCGACCCCGTCGTCGCCGCCGGCGTGCGGCATGCCGATCACCTGGTGCTCGCCGCGGTCCGGCAGGCGTTCGTCGACGCGGGGTTCGATACCGCAGAAGCCGAGATGCGGGCACGGGCCACGTTCGCCGCGGGAATCGGCTTCCTTCATCTCTCCGACATTCCGCCGGGGCCGGCCGTGGACGCGCAACGTGAGCGCTTCCTGGAACTGATGCTCTCGCGCTGA
- a CDS encoding alpha/beta hydrolase family protein: MRLLDRIRGPWARRFGVVAVATAMLPALVGLAGGTGTAGAFSRPGLPVEYLMVPSPSMGRDIKIQFQSGGENSPALYLLDGLRAQEDFNGWDINTQAFEWFLDSGISVVMPVGGQSSFYTDWYAPARNKGPTVTYKWETFLTSELPGWLQANRAVKPTGSAAVGLSMAGSAALNLATWHPEQFIYAGSMSGFLNPSEGWWPFLINISMGDAGGFKADDMWGKTEDPNSGWKRNDPMLNIPTLVANNTRIWVYCGNGQPNELGGGDLPATFLEGLTIRTNETFRDNYIAAGGHNGVFNFPTNGTHNWAYWGRELQAMKPDLQAHLL; encoded by the coding sequence ATGAGACTTCTTGACAGGATTCGTGGGCCCTGGGCGCGCCGTTTCGGCGTCGTGGCTGTCGCGACAGCGATGCTGCCCGCTCTGGTGGGCCTGGCTGGAGGGACGGGGACTGCCGGAGCATTCTCCCGACCAGGTCTACCGGTGGAGTACCTGATGGTGCCTTCACCATCGATGGGGCGCGACATCAAGATCCAGTTCCAGAGCGGTGGCGAGAACTCGCCGGCCCTCTACCTGCTCGACGGTCTGCGCGCGCAGGAGGACTTCAACGGCTGGGACATCAACACGCAGGCTTTCGAGTGGTTCCTCGACAGCGGCATCTCCGTGGTGATGCCGGTCGGTGGACAGTCCAGCTTCTACACCGACTGGTACGCCCCCGCCCGTAACAAGGGGCCGACCGTCACCTACAAGTGGGAGACCTTCCTGACCTCGGAGCTCCCGGGCTGGCTGCAGGCCAACCGTGCGGTCAAGCCCACCGGCAGCGCCGCCGTCGGTCTGTCGATGGCCGGTTCGGCCGCGCTGAACCTGGCGACCTGGCACCCCGAGCAGTTCATCTACGCGGGCTCGATGTCCGGCTTCCTGAACCCCTCCGAGGGCTGGTGGCCGTTCCTGATCAACATCTCGATGGGTGACGCCGGCGGCTTCAAGGCCGACGACATGTGGGGCAAGACCGAGGATCCGAACAGCGGTTGGAAGCGCAACGACCCGATGCTGAACATCCCGACCCTGGTCGCCAACAACACCCGGATCTGGGTCTACTGCGGTAACGGCCAGCCCAATGAGCTCGGTGGCGGCGACCTGCCCGCGACCTTCCTCGAAGGTCTGACCATCCGCACCAACGAGACCTTCCGCGACAACTACATCGCCGCGGGCGGCCACAACGGTGTGTTCAACTTCCCGACCAACGGCACGCACAACTGGGCGTACTGGGGTCGCGAGCTGCAGGCGATGAAGCCTGACCTGCAGGCGCACCTGCTCTGA
- a CDS encoding MDR family oxidoreductase → MTEINAMVAHQDAEGVIALRHEVVDESFLPDGEVDIHVEYSSVNYKDALAVSPKGGVAQTYPLIPGIDVAGTVTASTSPDFAVGDRVIAHGQDIGTGRHGGYAQVARYPADYLVKLSSLSTADAAAVGTAGFTAAMSVNAVRAHGINPGDGPVLVTGATGGVGSISVDLLSGLGYEVVASTGKAEAHDLLRDLGAAEVIDRVPGPDDKVRPLGKAHWAAVVDCVGGKTLAYALSTLRYGGIAAISGLAGSPDLPATVLPFILRGVTLAGIDSVLLPIGKRREVWAQIESELMPTHLARVTREVSVLEVEDVLKTIIGGGVTGRTLVAVHDGF, encoded by the coding sequence ATGACCGAAATCAACGCGATGGTGGCCCACCAGGACGCCGAGGGTGTCATCGCACTGCGCCACGAGGTGGTCGACGAGTCGTTCCTGCCCGACGGCGAGGTCGACATCCACGTCGAGTACTCCAGCGTGAACTACAAGGACGCGCTGGCCGTCTCCCCGAAGGGCGGCGTCGCCCAGACCTATCCGTTGATTCCCGGCATCGATGTCGCGGGCACGGTCACCGCGAGCACGTCCCCGGACTTCGCCGTCGGCGACCGCGTGATCGCCCACGGCCAGGACATCGGGACGGGCCGGCACGGTGGCTACGCACAGGTCGCCCGCTATCCCGCCGATTATCTCGTCAAGCTGTCCTCGCTGAGCACCGCCGACGCCGCGGCGGTCGGCACCGCAGGCTTCACCGCGGCGATGAGCGTCAACGCCGTCCGCGCGCACGGCATCAACCCCGGCGACGGACCGGTCCTGGTGACCGGAGCCACCGGCGGCGTCGGCAGCATCAGCGTGGACCTGTTGTCCGGCCTGGGCTACGAGGTGGTGGCGTCCACCGGAAAGGCCGAAGCCCACGACCTGCTGCGCGACCTCGGGGCCGCCGAGGTGATCGACCGGGTCCCCGGCCCGGACGACAAGGTGCGGCCGCTGGGCAAGGCGCACTGGGCCGCCGTCGTCGACTGCGTCGGCGGCAAGACACTGGCCTATGCGCTGAGCACGCTGAGATACGGCGGCATCGCCGCGATCTCCGGGCTGGCAGGATCGCCGGATCTGCCCGCCACCGTGCTGCCGTTCATCCTGCGGGGCGTCACCCTGGCCGGCATCGACTCCGTACTGCTTCCGATCGGGAAACGACGCGAGGTCTGGGCGCAGATCGAATCAGAGCTGATGCCAACCCATCTCGCGCGGGTCACCCGCGAGGTGTCTGTCCTCGAGGTCGAGGACGTGCTGAAGACCATCATCGGGGGCGGCGTCACCGGCCGCACCCTGGTGGCGGTGCACGACGGGTTCTGA